One Marasmius oreades isolate 03SP1 chromosome 7, whole genome shotgun sequence genomic window, TCTCGAGCAATAATAACCGCAGCCTTTTCACTGTATAGTCATCGTCGCTCAGCAACACGTCAAGGATAACCAGAATGAACTTACCCTATGATAAGGGCACTGTTGTACGTATTCGCCGCGACATTTAGAGGTGCTAGAAATACCGAAGTTGGTGAAAATAGCAACTTCAGAATGGCACGAATAACAGACCTATACTCATGTCTGCTACTTTCAGGTTCTGCACACCATACACGTTCAAGTTGGAGTCCACAACGCCTTTCATCTCTCTTGGCTTCATGGCGCATGTACCAAGCTAAATGGGGAATTTAGCCTACTCCTGAACGTACGAAGCTTCGATATAGATAGATATACACACCGAGTGCCATGTGGTTTCGACTACGTTTCATATTTAACGTCAATAACGCCTTGTATCAACATATTCGGCAACACACCTCTCTGGCGATGGAACTCATCAATAGCTTTATTGTCTTCCTCTGAATACTCAACGGGAGGGGCAGATATGTCAACTGGGCCATCCTGTTTGCCAATGTCTGCCGCTGCTGCGCTGCCCTTAGGGAAGGCTGGGTGCTGGGTGGGGAGCGCTCCACGATAACACTTCATACGGCGAGCCAGTTCGTGTGTACGTTTGTAGCTCCATCTGAGCACGGGGAGGTCGGCGGGTCTACGAAAACAACAGGACTGTCAGGAGTGTTACTAGGAAACAGATAAATGAATGCACTCGTTCAGGAAACCCGTCTCGAAGTCGAGTGCCGCGTAGGGATCTTGTGCTGCCTTGACGTGGACATGTCCTGTAGAAACAGGGTATTCCTGATCTCGAAGGTATCAATGTGATGCTGGATGAAAGGGAAGGTTAACTCTGAAATGTACCGTATAGTACCCCATGGAATAGTACTTTCCCCTAGGTTGATTAGGGTCCAGGCCTGTATAACTAGGTTGGGAGATTGAGTAATAGAGACTTTTGCAGGGCAGGAGCTACCGCTGACGCTGCAAGAACGCCGAGCCACATAACGGGCTTGTCAGGGGAATTTTGAAAGAAGTCTTCCCATCTTTGCTTGAAACTAGGGCCAAGCTCCTTCAAATCCTTGTCCGTCGGTCGAATCTTGATACCAGCATCAATCCCGTTATGAGCCATAAGACCTTTCCCCTCCTCCTTCCATTGCTGTACATAGGCTAACTCCGGGTGTTTAGCACATGCGCAGAAATGCATTCAAAAAGCTCACTTACGTTCAACTTCTTTCTCACTCCCGTGGAAAATATCGTCCAAGGTGTCGGCATCGGGAACTGTGTAGTATCCAGTGAAGATGAGATTGTGATCTATATATCATAATGTCAGCTTCAACTCTCAACAATTGCGTATAAAGCTTACCGTTATAGTTCTCCCCGACACCGGGGAGTTCAGCTAGCAGGGGTATACCAAGTTTCTGCAACAAATCCTTCGACCCGATCCCTGACCTATGTTGTAGCGCTTAGATCGCAAGCAGAAGTATACGGATGACACAGGCACCTTTCCAGTATGGCGGGTGAACCAAATGCTCCTGCAGAGACCACAACGAGGCGAGACGCAGTCGCCTTTAAAATTGGAGCTTCGCCATCAGGAGAGCGCCCAACTCGATCATCTGCATATTCAACTCCAACGGCCTTGTTTCCGCTGCAGATGTCAAATGCGATTAGTCAAAGTCGACCCGCAAGAAGCAGAAGCTGTACTCGAAGATGACACGGGTAATCCGACATCGCTCTTGAACCACTAAATTCTTGTTGTGGTCCTGATTGTAGATGAAATGATGCGCGGCATCTGAACGTTTTCCTGTGATACCATCGATGTATCTACAGTGCTCCTTGTTAGACCAAGATAATCGGGAGGGAAGATGACAGACAGCCTTACTTGTACCAGGGCTGGTATGATGAAACGCAATCAATATTGAGTCTTCGTGAGATCACAAAGTTATCACATACCGCGTACTGGTCACACTTGCCAAAATCGTTCGCATCTTTAGCTGCAGATCTGTCCTTATCATACATTGCTGCAACATCGAGGAAGTCGGGTCCCGGGGTAGTCAGCGCACCCATTGACACCTTGATTGGACCAGAAGTGCCATGATTGGTGAACCCATCGCTTTGGAAGGTCTCGACCTGAGATCAAGGGATGAATTCAATGCCTTCCCGAAATGAACGATCGAAGTGAATACTTTATTGGCGAGAGGGACGAGATCCTTCGAACCCCAGCCAGGGTTGCCGAGTTTCTCCCAATCATCGTAGTCTGAAGCAGGGGCTCGGGTATACATGACAACTGTAGCCGGGGAAATTGAGTATGAATTGCAAGCGTGAGTGTTCCTTGGGCTTACAGTTCACACTCGAACCGCCTCCCACACACCTCCCACACGGCACAATAGGAGAACGGCCGTTCAAGGCCTGACTTGCGTTCGCGACATGGTACGTCAAAGTTTTGCCAGGAGCGGCCAGATTGCTGTAAAAACGGCCTGGTTGAACGTGAGTTGGGTTGTCACGGACGTGTGGACCAGCTTCCAAGATCTGGAGAGAACCGGTTAGTAGAATACAGTGATACATACAACATGGAAACTCGAACGAGAATTCGAAGTGAAGGGTCCGCGGCTGCAAGGCGGCCTGCTGTGACACATGCAGTTGTACCTCCTAATAAAAGAGGTTGTAAGAAGGCGCAGGACGACGATCGTAGTATGAGTCTCACCTCCCGCAAAAATGATATCGAATGGCTCTGAGTTGACTTGGGTCATTGAGGCGGCTATGACTTCCCGAGGGCATCCTGAACATTTTATACTTGGAAATAATCACTTGACTTGATGATTGGACCTGGCGAGAGCGATCAGACTTCGATCGGCCCCATCGAACGGTCGCCAATTCCGAAGTAACGACGTGACCTGTGGCATATCAGGCTTTCGCAGGAGTAAtgtgaaaatttgaccaaaTGGAGAGTTCATTTTGCACCGAGGACTGGGACGGGGAGATAGTGGCACAGACTATATAGCAAAGACCCGGTGACTAGAGAGATGCATGGTTAGGTAACGACAACAATGAGAACATTCAGAGGGGAGCTTGGCGATAGGTCCCGTCAGCCTTCAAGATGTCGGGCGGAAAGAATGTTATGGGCAAGAGAAACATGGTTGTTGACAATGTATATATGTAGTACCGCTTCCGTATGTCACGGAGCAACAGGTGTGtaattcatcttctccctATTCGGGCTCGCCACTCGAGCGTATTCTAGAATTAATCTTTGTTTTCGTAAGTCGTGTTAGCAGGAGTCATAACGAAGCATAGAAGCAGGATTCACCGATAAAAGTACGCGACCAAATCTTCTCTCTTCCAAAAGGTCTTACtccattctcttccttgcaaGGCAATCTTCTTCGCAAGCTCGTCGTGAGATCCGTTGCCGTTAGGATCACCGCGAAAGAAAACGAGAATATCGTATAGATCGGACATATCCACTTGGACTGGAACGTAATGGAACCAAGCTTGGATACGCGAATAGTACCACTCAGGGTATATAGTTGCCTTGAGAATCAGGGCCTTGGAGGTCATTAGACGTTTAAAACGTCCGGACCAACCATTGCCGTCAACCTGCAGTACGCAAAAAGTGATAAGCACAAGTGTCGAAAAGACCGAAAAAGCACCAACATCCATAATGTACTTGTAATTCCCAGCCTCCTTCTCTGACATCTTTTTCGAAACCGGATATATACGCTCAATGAGCTTACAAGTGTCATCATCCCAGCAATGCAGTTTACCAGCAAACTTCATGTCGATCAAGGAGGGATTCAACCTCGCTCTCCTCATCGTTTTTGGTTTCCCCGCAGGAGCATCATCTACCTCACTGAACATCACATCAACTGTCCCGTTAACCCCATTTCCCCACATAACCATCCAATTCCGATGACTGCTACTCCATCTGGTTGTTTTGCTATGACCAATTCCTGTATTACTACCTCTCCACAACAGCCGGTCGTCTTCGCGAAGCTCCCAATCCGGATTATCAGTGTCTGCAAGATCATTCACCCATGCATAGAGGGAAGGCACACGAATGTTATGATGGATAGTTGTCGTGCATGGAGCGAATTCCGGTACCAAGTACGGTTGCGGCGCAGGACCTTCATCTCGTCCTAAGAACTGACCATGCGTCCAGAACAAAGCCGGGTTAGAACAGGGATCCATGGTTTTCAGGTGGTCGAAGATAAAATTTTTCGTCCTTGGGATATCAGGAGTAAAATTGGGGTATTGGAAAGTCGAAGAGGAGTGGTAGGGAAAGACGGGAGATTCGGAGGGTGGTGCCGGAGAATCCAAGTTGAGAAGGTCGGTTTGTTTTTGTCTGAATGGGACGGGTAGGTTACGTGCACGAGACCTAGGTGAACAAGCGGAAAGCCAGCCGAGAGATGAAGCTTCCGGGAAACTTTCGCGAGTGAGATCTATCAATAAATGTGAGGAGCTGGGCCCATACAAGGAGGCGGTTGTACTGACGTGTATCCATACTTGCAGCTTCAAGAGCGAAGTCCTTGACTTCAAAGTCCGAAAGTCGGTTCGGCCCATCATGGGGAGAAAAAGTCGCGCGGAATGGCGGAAGATATTCTTCGATGTCTCTGAGCAAATTTACAACATTTGGAGTTCCTTTGATGAGTTGCTGATGGAGTTCTTCCCTGAAAGAAGTGCGAACTATCGTGACATTGGTAGACTCGGTCTTTCCTATCGTATACGAGTCCTTTTTTTCTTCGAGTTCCTTTTGTATTACAAGAAGATCTGAGGGACTGATACCCCAAAAAGGCTGGAGGTCAAGGTAAATCTCGTCGTACTCATCGGGTAACTGAATATTGTGTTTTTCGACATAATCCCACCTGCATTGAAGCGTTGAAAGACATCATGGACTCGTCGAAAGGACCGTGGCCACGGTAACACATACCACTGATCAAAGCCTTTCGGAGGATCCCTCTTGTACCGTCTCTTATACTCCTTCACAGCGTCTTCCAACGACGTACTCGCACGTTCTAACTTTGCTTTCCAATCCTTTTCGGCACGTTCCATGAGCTCCAGAATAGGATGGCGCCCATTGTGATTGACTTCAAGAAATCCATCTTGACGGTAAAGATGCAACTTTGACCCACTTTCTTCTCCCTGTGACTTTCCAAGTCCATTTTTCCCGGTGTAATAATCCTCATTTGGCAGTCGTGGGGACGGTTCTGGCTCGACCGACAGAGATAAGTTGAAGTGAAAAGTTTGGACCGATATGTaccagaggaagaagggTGCGAGGATGTATTTTATGAAGCGAGAGTTTCGTGGGCTCGTCAGTAGGGCGAGAGAAGGCATTGGAATTCAAACATTACTGAAACACTCATCGTACCCCTTGGTGGACTTTGGGCGGCGCCGGCGTCTAATCTGCCATGCTGTGACATGAGTGAACTAGTATTAAGTAGTACTAGTGAGGGTGAGGGGGTGGCGcgaagagaagagagacGCGGACATGCTATCGTTTTGAACGATATATTCGTAAAGCCCCTCGGTTTACTCGGACTAAATCTATGATAGCCGATGGGACCGTCACAATCGCGTGGAATATTTACAGAAAAAATCCTTCAAAACATTTCGTTTTCATCGTGTCCATCATGCTTTCCTGCCTTGATCTCGATCTCTTTGCCATTAAGTTTATCCAAAAGCTCCCAGAAACCTTGTCTTTCCTGAATCTTGCGTACCGCACCTTCTCTCCACTGCTTCACCCTGGTAGCACAAAATCGGCACGTTTCGACGAGATGAACCAGTCTTTCGAGCGTATCATCAAAgtcgaccaaggagaattcTTTCCCAAAGTGTTCTTTAAGAACAAGGCTGTAGAAATTGCTCCACAAAGCGCAGTGTCGTCCACCTGGAGGATGGTAGGTGATCGGAGGGTTCACAAAGATCTCCCTTGCTTCAGCCATCAAGTTGTATTGATATAGCATCTATTGAACAAAGAGTAATCAGTACTTTGTTGAAGAACCGAGCGAGAGAACCCTACAAGAACAGCAAAAAGGTCGGTACGGTCTGAAAGAGCAACCTTCATTTCCTCTGGGGAGATTTGATTGGTGGCATTGCGTTCCAGGAAGCGTAAGGCTAGCTTTCGGTGATCATACTTCAGCGCATAAGCAAAAACTGCAACTGGATGTGCTTCCGCTTGAGTCCTATGAAGGTGTCAGTCTGAAAggcaaaagaaaaagagaaagtcACGGACTCCATAAAGAACCTACAAAAAGCCATCGCGGGATATACCTGATACATCTCCACCACTTCTGCCAATCGCTCGATAACGTTGAAACGTAACTCAGATACGTCTGGAGGTGGGCGTTTCGGATGCAAGAACTCCAGAATCAATTCCGCAACTTTGTGATCAAACGGTAGTTGGCAGTGTTCGCCAGCTTCACGCAAAGGAGAGTCGCAGAGTGGTCCTAAGCCGCCGGTGAACTGCTTCAAATGCGAGAAGTGTGCACCGAATACTCTTCCATCAGACGAACAGATATTGGTGTCAGCGGGATGCTCACAAACTAAACATGGAGCAAGGATTCAGTGACTACCGAACAGAACAAAGGTTTGTGGCGGACATACATAGACAGCGATAAATCCTGGCACTTTCTTCGTTTGTCTCAGATTCACTAGATTGCGTTGGAGATAATAGGTCAGGGATTTCGTCAGAAGAGTCGCATTCGgagggtggaggtggagaaggTGCAACGATGGACATTGCTGCGGGTGGCCTGTAGGATCGAGTGAAGAAGCAAAGGCATGGGGCGAAAGACACTCTTTATACTATGCCACAAAAAGTAATATGTGGCTTGAGCACAGACCATACACGCGTAGTGTGAGTCAAGGAAACGACAAAGGGAACTGGGTATATAAACATTCAATGCTGCCATCGAGAAACAAAGAAACGTAACTCACTACTCTGCTGGTCCACGGTGATCTCTATCGCTCGTTTATTCCCTAGAAGCTGTACGCTAGGGCTCCAATATGAGTCTCAAGCTCTGTAACTCCATCCCGTCAGAGAAACCTCCCAATGTGCGTTCCTGTATCTGACCGACGCTCAATACTCATAATGTTCACTTCCAGCGCATCGGTTGCACAGATGACCACAATCGAAGTATTATCAGGGTACCACACATCATGCATACTGGTTCTTCAATTGCGTGAAAGCACAGCAATGAGAACGATGGTGCCCATCTTTCCAGATGTCCTGACCAAGTCTTAACTAGAATACCCCTGCGGTACAAATAATTGGGCTGCAATTTCAATGCTGAGGTCGTGGGGtgtgaaaggaaggaagccTTGGTCAGTTTGAAGGAGGATATGTCGTTTCTCGGTTGAATTGTATCAAGTGGTTTGCTCGAAACTGGGGTCCTCGACAGTGTCGTGATGAACTGCGAGCACGTCATAGTGCGAGAAGAGGGACAGGAAGgggaaagagaggaagggaAGTTGTGGATTCTGCACGATCCGGTCCAGCAAACTCGGCGTACACTCGACAAGGTAAGGCGTCTCCTCCGTCAGTGTCGCCGTTCGTATGATTTGATTTACATTTTCGACCAGGCACGATGCGTTCAATACTGGACGCACTTTTTGCTCCCTTCACATGGGAAGCTATTGAAGGTTCGGGTATTGCAGCAGTAGCGATCTAGGTGGATGCCAACGGCTATAGTGGGAGTACCTTGGAAGTACTTATCACTGTCGTTCTCATAACATTTGTTATGACAACCGACTGGAATGGTAGCATTTGAACAGCGCGCCGCGCAAAAGTGAAATATGAAATTGCTATGTACGTGAATTGATAAGTTCTCGGAAGTCTGGCGCAATAATTTACGATTACCCGACCCAAGGCGAAACTGTGAGGCCTGCAATAAAATGAATCACTCGAATGTTTGTCGGTGATCCACCTGAACTACCGGAGAGCTGCCATGCCAGGGCACAGATGAGACATTGAGCGTGCAACAGGTAAGAGCAGCGTTCGCAATAGCTTTTGGCCCGAAAGATGAAGGCGTTGAGGGCTTAGACTGGCCTGCCAAGAGCGGTGAGTTCGTCTCGGAGTGAAATGGGGAGGAAGCCAGGAGTATTCGAATATTCAACTCCAACGTCAGCCAAAGGCGATGTTGGTTCTGGCTTGCGGGTCACTCGGGCAGCTCAGTCTCGTCGTGTGCGACGGTCAGAAAGGTTCGAGCGACGAGTTGCCCACGTTCCTCCTGCGCGAGCAACCCAGTTTTTCAAAGCGTCCTCAAATATATCCGCGGCCCCACGacagttgaacgttgaacgtcgaCACGTCGGAATTGAtacaagcttatgacccggccctttgtgccgagtttttttgcatgtttatacacctgcttacttgcactctgtaggagttctgcaggtagtgaacagcatgaatcacccatggggggaaagtttgtgtcccttggcccactgtattcatgTCACATGACCCGTTCTGTGAATatcctgtgtcagaggcgtaattacacctgttCTACCtgttacccatggaaaaaagtatggtgggtatgggacttgtacagggtgactaatccattccagccccatcccatgcacaggaaaacccaccaacctgtgctgttccaacatccctatctgcaggtatggccatgctctatcccattttacaggtGCAAACCCATGGGAAAAGTATTCTGTGTCAAATCAGTACATAttgtatagtgggtgacataaatagcaggtagaggacttgtactgtgtacaggactttgtacagggtggcctaccccattccctccctgtcccatgcacagaaaaacctgtaacctgtggaaaacCCCACCAAGATagtacagttagagaaggggagaggagggaccacagaaacagtgagagatgacaaattattaccaaaaaagagtgtgggaatataaaagttacatctaataacagttgaagtatagatgcatgtcagataacagtaggaataaacaggaacttgaaaaatactacattagctcaaagggaggggacatggatattgtcgtgcacgcaggaaatttcgatctccgctttaatttaccccggtcctgtcgcatagatcattttttcaaGATAATCGCGACACTTCTCCCATAATATAAGGATTCCGTGAAAGTCATGTGACATAAATTGGGTTACCTAGTTAAGTAAGGGCCCGGGGCCCGAATTGAAGCAGAATAAGAATCGTGTGAAATCCATCGGTGAACTGTGAGAAAATTAATTGTGCACTCTGACCTCGAACTGGGAGCGTCTTCTACTTGCAAGAAACGGATTACGGCTCCATCTATACGGCTGCTCACGGCCCTAGTGTTACCGCTATTGCTACATCGCATGCGATTCTAAAAAGCTGCCACAAGTCAACAAATTCAGCGGGAAACAGCTCAAATCAAGGCTCGAGTGtatcttttattggaagcACTTTGTGAAAATCTCTAGACATGACTATGTCATGTTAGTGGGCATCTGGTTTTGGCTCCTTGTAGTTCCGAAAAACAGCCGGTTTCGAGGAATTTCTTGTCAAATTTAGCAAAGGCAACGACACTCTTCATGGTCACCGTCTCCAACCGACCTTGCTTTATGCGAGGAACCTCCGTGTCAACCTACTATAAAATCGACACGGGATCTGGTATAGCGTGTAAAAACAAGAAACATGTTCAACGTCCGTGTCTCTCTGGTCTCTTTAGCGTTGTTGGTGTCCTTCGTAACCGCCCAGTCTACGGTCGACACAAATACAGCAGCGAAGGCCGCAGGGAAACTCTATTTTGGAAGTGCCACCGACAATTCCGAGCTGACAGACTCTGCCTATGTGCAAACTCTTAGCAACAATAAGCTCTTTGGGCAGATCACAGCAGCAAACTCCATGAAATGGGTAAGCCGACCCTTCTCAGTCCCGAGTGTGCGATCTACTTGTTGAACGTCAATTCACTAGGATGCAACGGAACCTTCGCGTGGAACTTTCACATTCACTAATGCTGACCGGATCGCCAATCTTGCCAAGGCCAACAGTCAGCTCCTCCGAGGTGACGACTTAGCTCGATTTCCTCCTACCTTTTATTTATCAGAAGATAGGTCACAATTGCGTTTGGCATAACCAACTTCCCGGCTGGGTTACGTCTGGAAACTTCAACAACTCGACTCTACTGAGTATCGTACAAAACCACTGCAGCACGCTTGTAGGCAGATACAAGGGACAAATGTGAGTCGTAACTATGACCGTTTACTCTGACTCGTTCTTATAACTATCGCTACAGATGTGTGTTCGTTGCTTCCATCTATATCTTTTTGAGACTGAAAGCCCCTGATGTTAGACTCGTGGGACGTTGTTAATGGTGAGTTCCTCTTCGTTGCACATATCGCGCACACTCGAGACGTTGAAATCTTAGAGCCGTTCAACGATGACGGAACGTTCCGAACCGACGTTTTCTTTACAACGACCGGTACCGCTTACATCGACACAGCCCTCAAAGCAGCCCGAGCAGCCGATCCTCAGGCCAAACTCTACGTGCGTTTACCACTAAACCGGTTCACCGTCGTTTTTCAATCAAATGTTCTCACCCATCGTTTGGCAGATTAACGACTTCAATATCGAAGGAACCGGTGCCAAATCCACAGCTATGTTCAACCTTGTCAAAAATCTTAAAGCTCGTGGAATTCCCATCGACGGTATTGGTGTACAAGCTCACCTTATCGTTGGCCAAGTTCCAAGCACTTTACAAGCCAACCTGCAGCAATTCACCAGCTTGGGAGTTGAAGTTGCGCTCACCGAGTTGGATATCAGAATGACTTTGCCTGCCACGAGCGCGTTGCTCGCCCAGCAAGAGAAGGATTATCAGACTGTTATCTCAGCGTGTAAGGCGGTGTCGAAGTGTATCGGGGTTACGATTTGGGATTGTGGGTTTTTTTCCTCTTGATGTTTTGACCGCGGTACTGACAAGTAACACTTTTTCTTAGACACTGACAAGGTTCGTGATTGGGTTATGTCTCCTGTATGACCTCGAACTGAAGCGTCATCACGCCAAAGTATTCATGGATTCCGGGTACTTTCAATGGTCAAGGAGCCGCCTTACCTTGGGATGACGTgcgtctttcttctcctcagTTCGCAGATAGCTTTCCCTCACCTTTAAATTCAGAACCTGGCCAAAAAGCCTGCTTATGACGGGATTATTGCCGGTTTTGCCTCTTGAAGCTGAACTAGAATATCCTGTAATATGTAGTCATCTCCAATTCTGTAAATCTGTACTTGACGAGCGCTTCCCAAAATGTGATGACAGCCTTCGAACCCTGACTCTCATGACGCGCACGGTTCTATCCGCCCTGACTCTTCTTGAATCAATCAACCACAGTGATGGACGGTAAAGATCACGAACTGAAAGTAACATTCATACCTCAACTCTACCTCCAACGAAGAATATGGATCTTGGATGTTTTACGACAAGAAGGTGTCGTTGACGTGCGTCAATTTTAATTTCccaccaaatcaactaccAGCTCACTCAAATCTTGCTCTGTAAAGTAGGTCTTGGACGTTGGGTGCGGCGAAGGTCAACTATTATCCGCTCTATGTCAACCAGCTCCATGGCTAGCATTCAAAGGCAAATTCTACGACAACGACTcggatttgaatttgaaggtaGAATTAGAAGACCAAAGCCCACCGATGAACCTGTTCAACTCTTCCCTTGGTCCGATCCCATACCTGCATATAAATCGTGTTGCAGGTTTGGATATATCGGATGCCGATCTCGATTTTGTCATGAAGGTTACTGAGCCTGAACGATTCGAACTCGAATCCGACGTAACTGGCAGCAGTGTAGGGGGAGGTTCAGGTTGGGGACTTGGAGCTACaatcggaggaagagaaccCGTAAGATGGGAATCGATGACAGCGAACATATGGAAAGGTGGTTTGGAAGTGGTCAACGATGCGTTCGTTGGCGTTGAGTGTATCGTTGCTTCTGAAGTGTAAGTTTGTTTTTCCGTCTAGTTTTTCAGGTCTT contains:
- a CDS encoding uncharacterized protein (CAZy:AA3); its protein translation is MTQVNSEPFDIIFAGGGTTACVTAGRLAAADPSLRILILEAGPHVRDNPTHVQPGRFYSNLAAPGKTLTYHVANASQALNGRSPIVPCGRCVGGGSSVNFVMYTRAPASDYDDWEKLGNPGWGSKDLVPLANKVETFQSDGFTNHGTSGPIKVSMGALTTPGPDFLDVAAMYDKDRSAAKDANDFGKCDQYAPWYKYIDGITGKRSDAAHHFIYNQDHNKNLVVQERCRITRVIFDGNKAVGVEYADDRVGRSPDGEAPILKATASRLVVVSAGAFGSPAILERSGIGSKDLLQKLGIPLLAELPGVGENYNDHNLIFTGYYTVPDADTLDDIFHGSEKEVEPYVQQWKEEGKGLMAHNGIDAGIKIRPTDKDLKELGPSFKQRWEDFFQNSPDKPVMWLGVLAAYTGLDPNQPRGKYYSMGYYTEYPVSTGHVHVKAAQDPYAALDFETGFLNEPADLPVLRWSYKRTHELARRMKCYRGALPTQHPAFPKGSAAAADIGKQDGPVDISAPPVEYSEEDNKAIDEFHRQRVETTWHSLGTCAMKPREMKGVVDSNLNVYGVQNLKVADMSIAPLNVAANTYNSALIIGEKAAVIIARELGIKAV
- a CDS encoding uncharacterized protein (CAZy:GT90), with protein sequence MPSLALLTSPRNSRFIKYILAPFFLWYISVQTFHFNLSLSVEPEPSPRLPNEDYYTGKNGLGKSQGEESGSKLHLYRQDGFLEVNHNGRHPILELMERAEKDWKAKLERASTSLEDAVKEYKRRYKRDPPKGFDQWWDYVEKHNIQLPDEYDEIYLDLQPFWGISPSDLLVIQKELEEKKDSYTIGKTESTNVTIVRTSFREELHQQLIKGTPNVVNLLRDIEEYLPPFRATFSPHDGPNRLSDFEVKDFALEAASMDTHLTRESFPEASSLGWLSACSPRSRARNLPVPFRQKQTDLLNLDSPAPPSESPVFPYHSSSTFQYPNFTPDIPRTKNFIFDHLKTMDPCSNPALFWTHGQFLGRDEGPAPQPYLVPEFAPCTTTIHHNIRVPSLYAWVNDLADTDNPDWELREDDRLLWRGSNTGIGHSKTTRWSSSHRNWMVMWGNGVNGTVDVMFSEVDDAPAGKPKTMRRARLNPSLIDMKFAGKLHCWDDDTCKLIERIYPVSKKMSEKEAGNYKYIMDVDGNGWSGRFKRLMTSKALILKATIYPEWYYSRIQAWFHYVPVQVDMSDLYDILVFFRGDPNGNGSHDELAKKIALQGREWSKTFWKREDLVAYFYRLILEYARVASPNREKMNYTPVAP
- a CDS encoding uncharacterized protein (CAZy:GH10) is translated as MLDSWDVVNEPFNDDGTFRTDVFFTTTGTAYIDTALKAARAADPQAKLYINDFNIEGTGAKSTAMFNLVKNLKARGIPIDGIGVQAHLIVGQVPSTLQANLQQFTSLGVEVALTELDIRMTLPATSALLAQQEKDYQTVISACKAVSKCIGVTIWDYTDKYSWIPGTFNGQGAALPWDDNLAKKPAYDGIIAGFAS